One Bombilactobacillus folatiphilus genomic window, AGTGACAAAGAAGGTCATATGCCGTTATTGCTTAATCAAAATTATTTGCGATTACAAGTTCAAGATCAAGTTTTAAGGATAACTTCTATTGACCAGTTTGGTCGAAAGTGGGAATATTATGTTGACTTCCAATCAGCGTCATCCAAAGCATCAAGCGATGATCTCCGTTAGTGCAATTTTTTTATTGAATATTGAATGTCTGTTTTTAGTAGTTTATTTAAATTTTTATCAAACAGAATTACACAGTCAAAAACAGTTGGGTCAAATTTATACTGAAAAAATTACAAATTTTGCTAAATGAGTGGACTTCGGCTAAGATATTAGGAGGAATTAGAGTAGGAGGAGATGACCTAATGAATGAAGTTCAAGCTCGAATTCAGCAGATTTATCAATTTGTAGATCAAACAACAACCGAATTAAAACAGGATTTGCGTGTTTCTTATCAAGATGCTTTGTCGGAAAATATTTTAAATATTTTAGGTCAAACAACTTTTGTTGAAGATGGTTTTCCTAATGAAGAACAAGCTGCGCATTTAAATCAACAATATCAAAATTTTGATCTGAAGAGTTTTACTAGACATGAAATTAAGAAAGCGCTTGAATTGAGTATTATCAAGGCGCAACGTTTGGATAAAGTAGATGTTAATCATTTAATGACGCCAGATATTATTGGAACCATATGTTCATTAGTAATTATAGAAATCTTTCAAGCATATCCTAAACCGAAGTTGCAGGTTGTAGATCCGGCTGTGGGAACGGGCAATTTTCTTTTTCAAATTGCACAAGATCTGAAGCAAGATATGAATTTAAGCTTACAATTGTATGGATTGGATAACGATGATCAAATGTTGATGTTGACTGATGCATTTAGTCAAGCAATTGGTATTGAGATTGATCTATATCATCAGGATGCTGTTGCGGATTGGTTATTGCAAGATTTTGATTTGATTTTGTCAGATTTACCGGTGGGATATTATCCATTAGATGAAAATACTACTAATTTTAAAACAAAGTCTGAAAAGGGTCATTCCTATGCTCATCATTTAATCATTGAACAAGCGATGAAATATGTACAGCCAGGTGGCTTAGGTGTTTTTGTGGTTCCGTCACAAATCTTTCAAACCGATCAAGCTAAATCATTGGCAGAATGGATGGTTAAAGATGTTTATTTACAAGCCGTGTTAAGTTTGTCGAATGATTTGTTTGCGAGTCTAGAAGCTGCCAAATCAATTGTTGTTTTACAGCGGCATGGACAAAATGCTAAACAAAGTCCACAAGTATTGATGGGGCAAATTCCTAGCTTGGATCGA contains:
- a CDS encoding class I SAM-dependent methyltransferase, which gives rise to MNEVQARIQQIYQFVDQTTTELKQDLRVSYQDALSENILNILGQTTFVEDGFPNEEQAAHLNQQYQNFDLKSFTRHEIKKALELSIIKAQRLDKVDVNHLMTPDIIGTICSLVIIEIFQAYPKPKLQVVDPAVGTGNFLFQIAQDLKQDMNLSLQLYGLDNDDQMLMLTDAFSQAIGIEIDLYHQDAVADWLLQDFDLILSDLPVGYYPLDENTTNFKTKSEKGHSYAHHLIIEQAMKYVQPGGLGVFVVPSQIFQTDQAKSLAEWMVKDVYLQAVLSLSNDLFASLEAAKSIVVLQRHGQNAKQSPQVLMGQIPSLDRSAEMAQFKRQLQIWSQNTFNWG